From the Cryptomeria japonica chromosome 2, Sugi_1.0, whole genome shotgun sequence genome, one window contains:
- the LOC131041538 gene encoding catalase-1/2, with product MDPYKHRPSSAFNAPYVTTNQGIPVWNNTSSLTIGNRGPVLLEDYHLIEKFATFTRERIPERIVHARGASAKGFFEVTHDVSHLTCADFLRAPGVQTPVIVRFSTVIHERGSPETIRDPRGFATKFYTREGNFDIVGNNIPVFFTRDALQFPDVIRAFKPNPKTHIQESWRYLDFCSHLPESCSTFMYFYDDWGIPSDYRHIDGYGVHTFMFLNKEGRETYVKFHWRPTCGQKFMMDEEAVIVGGTNHSHATKDLSDSIASGNYPEWRFYIQTMNPADENKFDFDPLDDTKIWPEDLFPLQPVGRMVLNKNIDNFFNENEMLAFNPAAIVPGIYFTNDKMLQTRTFAYADTQRHRLGPNYLQLPVNAPKCPHHNNHRDGAMNMVHRDEEVDYFPSRFDPVRPSERVPMPRIVVNGIREKTVITKENNFKQPGDLFRSWPRDRQERWIKRFADGLSDPRVTHEIKSVWLSYWSQCDRGLGQRLASRLGMKSLM from the exons ATGGATCCCTACAAG CATCGACCATCAAGTGCTTTCAATGCACCCTACGTAACTACAAACCAGGGGATTCCAGTGTGGAATAACACCTCCTCCCTTACGATAGGAAATAGAG GTCCTGTTCTGCTAGAGGACTACCATCTGATAGAGAAGTTTGCAACGTTTACTAGGGAGAGAATCCCAGAGAGAATAGTCCATGCAAGAGGGGCCTCAGCTAAGGGCTTTTTCGAGGTTACTCACGATGTTTCCCATCTCACCTGTGCTGATTTCTTGAGGGCACCAGGAGTTCAGACACCTGTGATTGTACGATTCTCTACTGTCATACACGAGAGGGGAAGCCCAGAGACCATAAGAGACCCCAGGGGATTTGCCACCAAGTTCTACACCAGAGAAGGAAACTTCGACATTGTGGGAAACAACATCCCTGTTTTCTTCACCCGAGATGCACTTCAG TTCCCAGATGTTATTCGTGCTTTCAAGCCGAATCCAAAGACCCACATCCAGGAATCGTGGAGGTATCTGGATTTCTGCTCCCACCTTCCAGAGAGCTGTTCGACCTTCATGTACTTTTACGACGACTGGGGCATTCCATCCGACTACCGACACATCGATGGTTATGGTGTTCACACATTTATG TTTCTTAACAAAGAGGGGAGAGAAACGTATGTGAAGTTTCATTGGAGACCCACATGCGGACAGAAATTCATGATGGATGAGGAAGCGGTGATTGTGGGAGGTACCAATCACAGTCATGCCACCAAGGATTTAAGTGACTCCATAGCCTCTGGTAATTATCCAGAGTGGAGGTTCTACATTCAGACCATGAATCCTGCTGATGAGAACAAGTTCGATTTCGATCCTCTTGACGACACCAAGATCTGGCCAGAGGATCTGTTTCCCCTGCAG CCTGTGGGACGGATGGTTCTGAACAAAAACATTGACAACTTCTTCAATGAGAACGAAATGTTGGCATTCAACCCAGCTGCCATTGTTCCAGGCATATATTTCACCAACGATAAAATGCTTCAAACTCGAACATTTGCCTACGCAGACACCCAGCGACACAGGCTTGGCCCCAACTATCTGCAACTCCCTGTCAATGCTCCCAAGTGTCCCCATCATAACAACCATCGAGATGGTGCCATGAATATGGTGCACAGAGACGAGGAG GTGGATTATTTCCCATCTCGTTTTGATCCAGTTCGACCCTCTGAAAGGGTGCCAATGCCCAGAATTGTTGTTAATGGTATAAGGGAGAAG ACTGTAATTACGAAAGAAAATAACTTCAAGCAACCAGGGGATCTCTTCCGTTCATGGCCTCGAGACAg ACAAGAAAGATGGATAAAACGATTTGCTGATGGTCTTTCTGATCCAAGAGTAACCCATGAGATTAAGAGTGTGTGGCTTTCCTATTGGTCTCAG TGTGATAGAGGACTGGGACAACGATTGGCTTCTCGTCTTGGGATGAAATCCTTGATGTAA